A single Triticum dicoccoides isolate Atlit2015 ecotype Zavitan chromosome 2A, WEW_v2.0, whole genome shotgun sequence DNA region contains:
- the LOC119358570 gene encoding probable LRR receptor-like serine/threonine-protein kinase At3g47570 gives MACPLLAILLLSSALNHFSSAATLADSSTLTSTDALLCLKSRLRGNTRAMAMWNNSASPDFCAWPGVTCTRRTGQPPLVVALDMEAEGLAGEIPSCISNLTSLVRIHLPNNQLSGHIPSELGRLSGLRYLNLSVNTLSGTIPLSLGALHNLSSLDLGSNGLSGEIPPFMKSKLTYLSLVGNSLTGVVPPSVANLSSLTYLLLAQNQLQGSIPDLGELSSLQNLDLSYNNLSGTVPPSIYNLSSLNYLGLSNNNLGGTLPSGMGNTLPNIQILMMHNNHFEGAIPASLQNASSMTIIHLGNNSLTGVIPSFGSMPNLKHVMLYSNQLEAGDWAFFSSLANCTRLQQLNLGRNNLRGDLPPNSIDNLPKSLTALTLRSNNISGTIPLEIGNLSNLALLYLDRNLFGGPIPSTLGQLSNLVVLSLSQNKFSGEIPPSVGSLHQLQELYLQENQLSGSIPASLASCENLLALNLSCNTLGGSISGDMLGKLNQLSWLLDLSHNQFAMSIPVEMGSLINLGSLNISHNNLTGRIPSTLGSCVRLEALRVEGNLLQGNIPQSLANLKGIQMFDFSNNNLSGTIPEFLETFTSLQYLNMSFNNLEGPVPIGGVFANTSGIFVQGNPHLCSNGALRELPRCFASASTKKQKFFVPMMIALSALVALALILGVFSFWLRGRYTSGERIGHSYMELKRITYGDVMKATDSLSLANVVGSGQFGIVYKGWFDAEDGTVAVKVFKLNQHGALHSFIAECKALQHIRHRNLVKVITACSTYDLVGNEFRALVFEYMANGSLEDRLHNHQCGGLSLGAVICISVDIACALEYLHNQCIPPVVHCDLKPSNILFDNDDTARVCDFGLAKLIHGCSSGGQSGTTSIVGPRGSIGYIPPEYGMGSEISTEGDVYSYGIVLLEMLTRKRPTNEEFSDGLTLHKYVDASLSRTQDILHPGLTLETGDQRVDHIPNLQEHNTFALKDICALRLLRLGLLCSAESPKDRPAMHDVYGEVTEVKEAYFSIDNRRQ, from the exons ATGGCGTGTCCTCTGTTAGCCATCCTCCTCCTGTCATCAGCTTTGAACCACTTCTCATCTGCTGCAACACTAGCTGATAGTAGCACCCTCACCAGCACAGATGCTCTGCTCTGCCTCAAGTCCCGCCTCCGCGGCAACACACGGGCCATGGCTATGTGGAACAACAGCGCCTCGCCGGATTTCTGCGCTTGGCCAGGGGTCACCTGCACAAGGAGGACAGGGCAACCACCCCTTGTGGTGGCCTTGGATATGGAGGCGGAAGGACTCGCGGGTGAGATCCCATCATGCATCTCCAACCTCACTTCTCTGGTAAGAATCCACTTGCCCAACAACCAGCTCTCCGGCCATATCCCGTCGGAACTTGGCCGGCTCTCTGGACTCAGGTACCTCAACCTCAGCGTCAACACGCTCAGCGGCACCATCCCTCTCAGTCTTGGTGCGCTTCACAACCTTTCTTCTCTAGACTTGGGTAGCAATGGACTATCCGGTGAAATTCCACCTTTCATGAAATCAAAGCTCACATACCTAAGTCTAGTCGGAAACAGCCTTACCGGAGTCGTGCCGCCATCGGTGGCAAATCTCTCATCCCTTACATACCTCTTGCTTGCGCAAAACCAGTTGCAAGGATCCATTCCTGATTTGGGTGAACTGTCAAGCCTACAAAACCTTGATCTCTCCTACAACAATCTATCAGGGACAGTACCGCCCTCCATTTACAATTTGTCCTCATTAAACTACCTTGGGTTGTCCAACAATAACCTTGGAGGAACACTACCTTCTGGTATGGGCAACACACTTCCTAACATCCAAATACTGATGATGCATAATAATCATTTTGAGGGGGCTATCCCAGCCTCGCTGCAGAATGCCTCCAGCATGACGATTATCCATCTAGGCAACAACTCTTTGACTGGGGTGATTCCTTCTTTTGGCTCCATGCCAAACTTGAAGCATGTAATGTTGTACTCAAATCAGCTAGAAGCCGGGGACTGGGCATTCTTCTCCTCCTTAGCAAATTGTACACGTTTGCAGCAACTGAACTTGGGTAGAAACAACCTTCGGGGAGATTTACCACCGAATTCCATAGACAATCTGCCCAAAAGCTTGACCGCTCTAACTCTTCGGTCAAACAACATCTCTGGCACCATTCCCTTGGAGATTGGAAACTTGTCTAATCTTGCCCTGCTCTATCTTGATAGAAATCTTTTCGGTGGGCCTATACCTTCTACCCTTGGTCAACTAAGCAATCTTGTCGTGCTTAGCCTATCACAGAACAAATTTTCTGGGGAAATACCTCCTTCCGTTGGAAGCCTACACCAGCTGCAAGAGCTCTATTTGCAAGAAAATCAATTGAGTGGAAGCATACCTGCAAGTCTAGCCAGCTGTGAGAACTTACTTGCATTAAACCTTTCATGTAATACCCTTGGTGGAAGCATAAGTGGAGACATGTTGGGCAAGTTGAATCAGTTGAGTTGGCTACTTGATTTATCACACAACCAATTCGCAATGTCCATACCAGTAGAGATGGGTAGCTTGATAAACCTTGGTTCCTTGAACATCTCCCACAACAACCTCACGGGAAGAATACCGTCCACACTCGGTTCTTGTGTCCGATTGGAAGCGCTTCGTGTAGAAGGGAACCTCCTGCAAGGAAACATCCCACAATCGCTAGCAAACCTGAAAGGCATACAAATGTTTGATTTCTCCAACAACAACCTATCTGGTACAATTCCGGAGTTCCTCGAGACCTTCACCTCGTTGCAGTATCTGAATATGTCCTTCAACAACTTGGAAGGACCAGTCCCCATAGGTGGAGTGTTTGCTAACACAAGTGGTATTTTTGTCCAAGGAAATCCACACCTTTGTTCAAATGGTGCATTAAGAGAGCTTCCTAGATGCTTTGCTTCGGCATCCACAAAAAAGCAAAAGTTTTTTGTTCCTATGATGATAGCTCTGTCAGCTCTTGTCGCACTTGCTTTAATCTTGGGGGTGTTCAGTTTTTGGTTGAGAGGGAGATACACATCCGGTGAGAGAATTGGCCATTCATACATGGAGTTGAAAAGGATAACATACGGTGACGTAATGAAAGCAACAGATAGTCTTTCTCTAGCCAATGTAGTCGGCTCCGGGCAATTTGGGATTGTCTACAAAGGTTGGTTCGACGCGGAAGATGGTACGGTTGCTGTTAAAGTCTTCAAGCTCAATCAACATGGCGCATTGCATAGCTTCATTGCTGAGTGCAAAGCTTTGCAACACATCCGCCATCGGAATCTCGTGAAGGTGATAACCGCGTGCTCAACTTATGACCTAGTGGGAAATGAGTTCAGGGCTCTAGTCTTTGAGTATATGGCCAACGGGAGCCTTGAAGACCGACTTCACAACCACCAGTGTGGTGGTTTGAGTTTAGGCGCAGTGATCTGCATATCAGTTGACATTGCTTGTGCTCTTGAATACCTACATAACCAGTGCATCCCACCGGTTGTTCACTGCGATCTAAAACCAAGCAACATACTTTTCGACAATGATGATACTGCACGTGTCTGCGACTTTGGTCTGGCAAAGCTAATTCATGGATGTTCATCTGGAGGGCAGAGCGGCACAACAAGCATAGTTGGACCAAGGGGATCTATTGGGTACATACCTCCTG AGTATGGCATGGGCAGTGAAATCTCAACCGAGGGTGACGTCTACAGCTATGGCATTGTTCTTTTGGAAATGCTTACACGGAAACGGCCTACCAATGAAGAGTTCAGTGATGGCTTGACGCTCCACAAGTATGTAGATGCATCACTTTCACGAACCCAAGACATTCTTCACCCCGGTCTTACTTTAGAGACGGGAGATCAGCGTGTCGATCATATTCCAAACTTGCAAGAGCACAACACATTTGCACTGAAGGACATATGTGCTCTCCGGCTCCTTAGACTTGGCTTATTATGCTCAGCGGAATCACCTAAGGATCGCCCAGCAATGCATGATGTCTACGGCGAAGTAACTGAAGTAAAAGAGGCATATTTCTCTATTGACAACCGAAGGCAATGA
- the LOC119352693 gene encoding sterol 3-beta-glucosyltransferase UGT80A2-like isoform X1, translating to MAAAEPTGGGGGDQVVEEIKAGGGGGAPAASTSSASDNGNLHRSSTMPGVIKDTEITTETTGPSNLERSKTERRKQNNPADDPTKQLLDDKISIRKKLKMLNRIATVKDDGTVVVNVPSTLEATPVDVGGADGYDDVVVEESLDGSDIPYRPPIQIVILIVGTRGDVQPFVAIGKRLQDYGHRVRLATHANYKEFILTAGLEFFPLGGDPKVLAEYMVKNKGFLPSGPSEIPVQRKQMKEIIFSLLPACKDPDPDTGIAFKVDAIIANPPAYGHTHVAEALKVPIHIFFTMPWTPTSEFPHPLSRVKTSAGYRLSYQIVDSMIWLGIRDMINEFRKKKLKLRPVTYLSGAQGSGSDIPHGYIWSPHLVPKPKDWGPKIDVVGFCFLDLASDYVPPEELVKWLEAGDKPIYVGFGSLPVQDPAKMTETIVKALEMTGQRGIINKGWGGLGTLAEPKDSIYVLDNCPHDWLFLQCKAVVHHGGAGTTAAGLKAACPTTIVPFFGDQPFWGERVHARGVGPSPIPVDQFTLQKLVDAIKFMLDPEVKEKAVELAKAMESEDGVTGAVRAFLKHLPCKTDENSPPPTHGFLEFLGPVSKCLGCS from the exons ATGGCCGCTGCCGAGCCGACCGGAGGCGGGGGAGGCGACCAGGTCGTGGAGGAGATtaaagcaggaggaggaggaggcgcccccGCGGCGTCCACGTCTTCCGCCTCAG ATAACGGAAACCTCCATAGATCAAGCACTATGCCAGGGGTCATCAAGGATACCGAGATAACTACTGAAACTACGGGTCCATCAAATCTGGAAAGGTCAAAAACTGAGAGGCGCAAACAAAATAATCCAGCCGATGATCCTACTAAACAGTTATTAGATGATAAGATTTCCATAAGAAAAAAG CTAAAAATGTTGAATCGGATAGCTACAGTGAAGGATGATGGAACTGTGGTTGTTAATGTACCAAGTACTCTAGAAGCAACTCCAGTTGATGTTGGAGGAGCAGATGGctatgatgatgttgttgttgaaGAATCATTAGATGGATCAGATATACCATACAGACCTCCAATACAGATTGTTATACTTATCGTGGGTACAAGGGGAGACGTTCAGCCATTTGTTGCAATAGGAAAACGCTTACAG GATTATGGACACCGTGTGAGATTAGCCACTCATGCTAACTATAAGGAGTTCATACTTACAGCTGGGCTGGAGTTTTTTCCACTGGGTGGAGACCCAAAAGTACTTGCTGAAT ACATGGTGAAGAACAAAGGTTTCCTACCTTCAGGCCCATCAGAAATTCCTGTTcaaagaaaacaaatgaaagaaATTATATTTTCCCTACTGCCTGCATGCAAGGATCCTGACCCTGATACCGGTATCGCTTTCAAAGTGGATGCAATTATCGCGAACCCACCAGCATATG GACATACACATGTGGCAGAGGCACTAAAAGTACCCATTCATATATTCTTTACCATGCCATGGAC GCCAACTAGCGAATTTCCTCATCCTCTTTCTCGAGTGAAAACATCAGCTGGATATCGA CTTTCTTACCAAATTGTTGACTCTATGATTTGGCTTGGGATACGTGATATGATAAACGAATTCAGGAAAAAGAAGTTGAAGCTGCGTCCAGTAACATACCTAAGTGGTGCACAGGGTTCTGGAAGTGACATTCCTCATGGATACATCTGGAGCCCTCACCTTGTCCCAAAACCGAAAG ACTGGGGCCCCAAGATCGATGTTGTTGGATTTTGCTTCCTCGATCTTGCGTCTGATTACGTACCACCTGAAGAACTTGTGAAATGGCTTGAAGCGGGCGACAAACCCATTTATGTTGGTTTTGGTAGCCTT CCAGTTCAAGATCCAGCAAAGATGACTGAAACCATTGTGAAGGCACTCGAAATGACTGGACAGAGAGGTATCATTAACAAGGGTTGGGGTGGCCTCGGAACAT TGGCAGAACCAAAAGATTCCATATATGTTCTTGACAACTGCCCTCACGACTGGCTTTTCCTGCAGTGTAAGGCAGTG GTACACCATGGTGGTGCTGGAACGACGGCTGCCGGCCTGAAAGCAgcg TGTCCTACAACTATTGTACCTTTCTTTGGCGACCAACCATTCTGGGGAGAGCGGGTACATGCTAGAGGGGTAGGGCCTTCGCCTATACCGGTTGATCAATTCACTTTGCAGAAGTTGGTTGATGCTATAAAATTCATGTTGGATCCAGAG GTGAAAGAAAAGGCCGTGGAGCTTGCCAAGGCCATGGAATCAGAAGACGGTGTAACGGGCGCAGTCAGGGCATTCCTCAAACACCTGCCCTGTAAAACAGATGAAAATTCACCCCCACCAACGCACGGCTTTCTAGAGTTCCTAGGCCCAGTAAGTAAATGTTTGGGGTGCTCTTAG
- the LOC119352693 gene encoding sterol 3-beta-glucosyltransferase UGT80A2-like isoform X2: MLNRIATVKDDGTVVVNVPSTLEATPVDVGGADGYDDVVVEESLDGSDIPYRPPIQIVILIVGTRGDVQPFVAIGKRLQDYGHRVRLATHANYKEFILTAGLEFFPLGGDPKVLAEYMVKNKGFLPSGPSEIPVQRKQMKEIIFSLLPACKDPDPDTGIAFKVDAIIANPPAYGHTHVAEALKVPIHIFFTMPWTPTSEFPHPLSRVKTSAGYRLSYQIVDSMIWLGIRDMINEFRKKKLKLRPVTYLSGAQGSGSDIPHGYIWSPHLVPKPKDWGPKIDVVGFCFLDLASDYVPPEELVKWLEAGDKPIYVGFGSLPVQDPAKMTETIVKALEMTGQRGIINKGWGGLGTLAEPKDSIYVLDNCPHDWLFLQCKAVVHHGGAGTTAAGLKAACPTTIVPFFGDQPFWGERVHARGVGPSPIPVDQFTLQKLVDAIKFMLDPEVKEKAVELAKAMESEDGVTGAVRAFLKHLPCKTDENSPPPTHGFLEFLGPVSKCLGCS, translated from the exons ATGTTGAATCGGATAGCTACAGTGAAGGATGATGGAACTGTGGTTGTTAATGTACCAAGTACTCTAGAAGCAACTCCAGTTGATGTTGGAGGAGCAGATGGctatgatgatgttgttgttgaaGAATCATTAGATGGATCAGATATACCATACAGACCTCCAATACAGATTGTTATACTTATCGTGGGTACAAGGGGAGACGTTCAGCCATTTGTTGCAATAGGAAAACGCTTACAG GATTATGGACACCGTGTGAGATTAGCCACTCATGCTAACTATAAGGAGTTCATACTTACAGCTGGGCTGGAGTTTTTTCCACTGGGTGGAGACCCAAAAGTACTTGCTGAAT ACATGGTGAAGAACAAAGGTTTCCTACCTTCAGGCCCATCAGAAATTCCTGTTcaaagaaaacaaatgaaagaaATTATATTTTCCCTACTGCCTGCATGCAAGGATCCTGACCCTGATACCGGTATCGCTTTCAAAGTGGATGCAATTATCGCGAACCCACCAGCATATG GACATACACATGTGGCAGAGGCACTAAAAGTACCCATTCATATATTCTTTACCATGCCATGGAC GCCAACTAGCGAATTTCCTCATCCTCTTTCTCGAGTGAAAACATCAGCTGGATATCGA CTTTCTTACCAAATTGTTGACTCTATGATTTGGCTTGGGATACGTGATATGATAAACGAATTCAGGAAAAAGAAGTTGAAGCTGCGTCCAGTAACATACCTAAGTGGTGCACAGGGTTCTGGAAGTGACATTCCTCATGGATACATCTGGAGCCCTCACCTTGTCCCAAAACCGAAAG ACTGGGGCCCCAAGATCGATGTTGTTGGATTTTGCTTCCTCGATCTTGCGTCTGATTACGTACCACCTGAAGAACTTGTGAAATGGCTTGAAGCGGGCGACAAACCCATTTATGTTGGTTTTGGTAGCCTT CCAGTTCAAGATCCAGCAAAGATGACTGAAACCATTGTGAAGGCACTCGAAATGACTGGACAGAGAGGTATCATTAACAAGGGTTGGGGTGGCCTCGGAACAT TGGCAGAACCAAAAGATTCCATATATGTTCTTGACAACTGCCCTCACGACTGGCTTTTCCTGCAGTGTAAGGCAGTG GTACACCATGGTGGTGCTGGAACGACGGCTGCCGGCCTGAAAGCAgcg TGTCCTACAACTATTGTACCTTTCTTTGGCGACCAACCATTCTGGGGAGAGCGGGTACATGCTAGAGGGGTAGGGCCTTCGCCTATACCGGTTGATCAATTCACTTTGCAGAAGTTGGTTGATGCTATAAAATTCATGTTGGATCCAGAG GTGAAAGAAAAGGCCGTGGAGCTTGCCAAGGCCATGGAATCAGAAGACGGTGTAACGGGCGCAGTCAGGGCATTCCTCAAACACCTGCCCTGTAAAACAGATGAAAATTCACCCCCACCAACGCACGGCTTTCTAGAGTTCCTAGGCCCAGTAAGTAAATGTTTGGGGTGCTCTTAG